In Oncorhynchus masou masou isolate Uvic2021 unplaced genomic scaffold, UVic_Omas_1.1 unplaced_scaffold_1334, whole genome shotgun sequence, one DNA window encodes the following:
- the LOC135530403 gene encoding probable voltage-dependent N-type calcium channel subunit alpha-1B, with product SILSAVGSEFDLRTLRAVRVLRPLKLVSGIPSLQVVLKSIMKAMIPLLQIGLLLFVAILMFAIIGLEFYMGKFHTTCFDIATDEIYDELPCGTELPSRLCPNGTTCKGYWLGPNYGITQFDNILFAVLTVFQCITMEGWTDMLYYSNNVEGSAWNWMYYIPLIIIGSFFMLNLVLGVLSGVFKSYPKSYPKSL from the exons agtATCTTGTCGGCGGTTGGCTCCGAATTTGACCTGCGGACACTGAGAGCAGTCAGGGTTCTGCGACCACTTAAGTTGGTGTCAGGGATTCCCA GCCTGCAGGTGGTACTCAAGTCCATCATGAAGGCTATGATCCCCCTGCTGCAGATCGGACTGCTTCTCTTTGTGGCCATTCTGATGTTCGCCATCATCGGCCTTGAGTTCTACATGGGAAAGTTCCACACCACCTGTTTCGACATCGCCACTG ATGAGATTTATGATGAGTTGCCATGCGGTACAGAGTTACCGTCCAGATTGTGTCCTAATGGGACCACGTGTAAAGGCTATTGGCTGGGGCCCAACTATGGGATCACCCAATTCGACAACATTCTCTTTGCTGTCCTCACTGTATTCCAATGTATCACCATGGAGGGTTGGACCGATATGTTATACTAT agTAATAATGTAGAGGGAAGTGCCTGGAACTGGATGTACTACATCCCCCTCATCATCATCGGGTCCTTCTTCATGTTAAATCTGGTGTTGGGCGTCCTCTCAGG AGTCTTTAAGAGTTATCCTAAGAGTTATCCTAAGAGTCTTTAA